One part of the Longimicrobium sp. genome encodes these proteins:
- a CDS encoding LLM class flavin-dependent oxidoreductase, producing MELGIYTFAEVAPDPVTGRTVNAAERLRDLMEEMELADQVGLDVFGVGEHHRPDYAVSSPAVVLAAGAERTKRIRLTSAVTVLSSDDPVRVFQDFATLDLLSGGRAEIMAGRGSFIESFPLFGYDLQDYDALFSEKLELLLKLRESENVTWSGRHRAPLTGQGVYPRPVQDPLPVWIAVGGTPQSVVRAATLGLPLAVAIIGGMPEQFAPLVQLYRDVASRAGHDATKLPVSINSHGYIADTSRQAADEFYPPYADVMTRIGRERGWPPTTRQQYEAQLTRRGALVVGSPSEVIDKILFQHEIFRHERFLLQFSIGTMPHRQIMRCIELFGTEVAPAVRKALAAKSG from the coding sequence TCACCGGGCGCACGGTGAACGCGGCGGAGCGGCTGCGCGACCTGATGGAAGAGATGGAGCTGGCGGACCAGGTGGGCCTCGACGTCTTTGGCGTGGGCGAGCACCACCGGCCGGACTACGCCGTATCGTCCCCCGCCGTCGTCCTGGCCGCGGGCGCGGAGCGGACGAAGCGCATCCGGCTGACCAGCGCGGTGACGGTGCTCAGCTCCGACGATCCCGTCCGCGTGTTCCAGGACTTCGCCACGCTGGACCTGCTTTCCGGCGGGCGGGCCGAGATCATGGCCGGGCGCGGATCGTTCATCGAGTCGTTTCCGCTGTTCGGCTACGACCTGCAGGACTACGACGCGCTGTTCTCCGAAAAGCTGGAGCTGCTGCTGAAGCTGCGCGAGAGCGAGAACGTCACCTGGTCGGGCAGGCACCGCGCGCCGCTCACCGGCCAGGGCGTGTACCCGCGCCCCGTGCAGGACCCGCTCCCCGTCTGGATTGCGGTAGGCGGCACGCCGCAGTCCGTAGTCCGCGCGGCGACGCTGGGGCTGCCGCTGGCCGTGGCCATCATCGGCGGCATGCCCGAGCAGTTCGCCCCGCTGGTGCAGCTGTACCGCGACGTGGCGAGCCGCGCGGGCCACGATGCCACGAAGCTCCCCGTCAGCATCAACTCGCACGGCTACATCGCCGACACTTCACGCCAGGCGGCGGACGAGTTCTATCCACCGTACGCCGACGTGATGACGCGCATCGGGCGGGAGCGCGGGTGGCCGCCCACGACTCGCCAGCAGTACGAGGCGCAGCTGACCCGGCGGGGCGCCCTGGTGGTGGGCAGCCCCAGCGAGGTGATCGACAAGATCCTCTTTCAGCACGAGATCTTCCGGCACGAGCGCTTTCTGCTGCAGTTCAGCATTGGCACCATGCCGCACCGGCAGATCATGCGCTGCATCGAACTGTTCGGAACGGAGGTCGCCCCCGCGGTCCGCAAGGCGCTCGCGGCCAAGAGCGGGTAA